The Papaver somniferum cultivar HN1 chromosome 3, ASM357369v1, whole genome shotgun sequence genome includes a region encoding these proteins:
- the LOC113360864 gene encoding outer envelope pore protein 16-4, chloroplastic-like, with translation MEEERDIRDDVPCSSITSESVVRFGTGGAIWGLCIGLYDSRKNGLTGFSRASYVVKSVGKLGLQCGFFAGIYTGTQCGVERYRRKKDMLNASIAGAVSGAAIAIKTRSLTQVVGMAVLVSGITSAANVARTN, from the exons ATGGAGGAAGAAAGAGATATTAGGGATGATGTTCCTTGTTCTTCTATCACGTCTGAGTCCGTCGTTCGTTTCGGAACT GGAGGAGCAATTTGGGGTTTATGCATAGGTTTATATGATTCTCGTAAGAATG gtcTTACTGGTTTTTCCAGAGCTTCCTATGTGGTAAAATCAGTTGGTAAATTGGGACTACAATGTG GATTTTTTGCTGGGATATATACTGGTACGCAGTGTGGGGTTGAAAGATACCGTAGAAAGAAGGACATG CTGAATGCTTCAATTGCTGGTGCTGTATCTGGGGCAGCTATCGCCATCAAGACCAGAAGCTTGACACAAGTAGTTGGCATGGCAGTTCTGGTATCCGGTATCACATCTGCAGCTAATGTTGCGCGAACAAACTGA